The proteins below are encoded in one region of Streptomyces roseirectus:
- a CDS encoding sarcosine oxidase subunit beta family protein yields the protein MTDAPLPEHPDFLWRNPEPKRSYDVIVVGGGGHGLATAHYLVKNHGITNVAVLEKGWLAGGNMARNTTIIRSNYLWDESAAIYEHALKLWERLPEELDYDFLFSQRGVLNLAHTLQDVREGVRRVNANRLNGVDAEWLEPEQVAEVCPIVNVSDRTRYPVLGATYQPRAGIAKHDHVAWALARSADAHGVDLIQGCEVTGFVRDGDRVVGVETSRGRILAGRVGLAAAGHSSVLAGLAGVRLPVQSHPLQALVSELHERIHPTVVMSNHVHVYVSQAHKGELVMGAGVDSYNGYGQRGSFHVIERQMAAAVELFPAFARAHVLRTWGGIVDVTPDASPIIGTTPVENLYVNCGWGTGGFKATPAAGWTFAHTIATGEPHPLNAPFALDRFTTGALIDEHGAAAVAH from the coding sequence ATGACCGACGCCCCGCTCCCCGAGCACCCCGACTTCCTGTGGCGCAACCCGGAGCCGAAACGCTCCTACGACGTGATCGTCGTCGGCGGTGGCGGACACGGCCTCGCCACCGCCCACTACCTGGTCAAGAACCACGGCATCACCAATGTCGCCGTGCTGGAGAAGGGCTGGCTCGCGGGCGGCAACATGGCCCGCAACACCACGATCATCCGCTCCAACTACCTGTGGGACGAGAGCGCGGCGATCTACGAGCACGCCCTGAAACTGTGGGAGCGGCTGCCCGAGGAGCTGGACTACGACTTCCTGTTCAGCCAGCGCGGCGTCCTCAACCTCGCCCACACCCTCCAGGACGTCCGCGAGGGCGTGCGGCGCGTCAACGCCAACCGCCTCAACGGCGTGGACGCCGAATGGCTGGAGCCGGAGCAGGTCGCCGAGGTCTGCCCCATCGTCAACGTCTCCGACCGCACCCGCTACCCGGTCCTCGGCGCGACCTACCAGCCCCGCGCCGGGATCGCCAAGCACGACCACGTCGCCTGGGCGCTGGCCCGCAGCGCCGACGCGCACGGCGTCGACCTGATCCAGGGCTGCGAGGTCACCGGCTTCGTCAGGGACGGCGACCGCGTCGTGGGCGTCGAGACCAGCCGGGGCCGCATCCTCGCCGGGCGCGTCGGGCTCGCCGCCGCCGGGCACAGCAGCGTCCTGGCCGGCCTCGCCGGCGTCCGCCTGCCCGTCCAGTCCCACCCCCTCCAGGCCCTGGTCTCCGAGCTGCACGAGCGGATCCATCCGACGGTGGTCATGTCGAACCACGTCCACGTGTACGTCTCCCAGGCCCACAAGGGCGAGCTGGTGATGGGCGCGGGCGTCGACTCCTACAACGGGTACGGGCAGCGCGGCTCCTTCCACGTGATCGAACGTCAGATGGCCGCCGCCGTCGAGCTGTTCCCGGCGTTCGCCCGCGCGCACGTCCTGCGCACCTGGGGCGGCATCGTCGACGTCACCCCCGACGCCTCCCCGATCATCGGCACCACCCCCGTCGAGAACCTGTACGTCAACTGCGGCTGGGGGACCGGCGGTTTCAAGGCCACCCCGGCGGCCGGCTGGACCTTCGCCCACACCATCGCCACCGGTGAACCCCACCCCCTCAACGCCCCCTTCGCCCTGGACCGCTTCACCACGGGCGCCCTGATCGACGAACACGGCGCCGCGGCCGTGGCCCACTGA
- the glyA gene encoding serine hydroxymethyltransferase encodes MNLSLPLAELDPAVAAAVATELHRQQSTLEMIASENFAPAAVLEAQGSVLTNKYAEGYPGRRYYGGCEHVDVVERLAIERVKDLFGAEHANVQPHSGAQANAAAMFALLKPGDTILGLDLAHGGHLTHGMRLNYSGKLYDVVPYHVRESDLRVDMDEVERLALAHRPKLIVAGWSAYPRQLDFAEFRRIADAVDAYLMVDMAHFAGLVAAGLHPSPVPYADVVTTTTHKTLGGPRGGVILSRGGLAKKIDSAVFPGQQGGPLEHVIAAKAVAFKVAASEDFKDRQRRTLEGARTLAGRLLADDVAEAGISVLTGGTEVHLVLVDLRGSDLDGKQAEDRLHRVGITVNRNAVPFDPRPPMVSSGLRIGTPALATRGFGRPEFREVADIVAETLKGDTPEGELRDRVTKLANAFPLYGDLA; translated from the coding sequence GTGAACTTGTCACTCCCGCTCGCCGAACTCGACCCCGCCGTGGCCGCCGCGGTGGCCACCGAACTCCACCGCCAGCAGTCGACGCTGGAGATGATCGCCTCCGAGAACTTCGCCCCGGCCGCCGTCCTCGAGGCCCAGGGCTCGGTGCTGACCAACAAGTACGCGGAGGGCTACCCCGGCCGGCGCTACTACGGCGGCTGCGAACACGTCGACGTCGTCGAGCGGTTGGCGATCGAGCGGGTCAAGGACCTGTTCGGCGCCGAACACGCCAACGTGCAGCCCCACTCGGGCGCCCAGGCCAACGCGGCGGCGATGTTCGCCCTGCTGAAGCCCGGCGACACGATCCTCGGCCTCGACCTCGCGCACGGCGGCCACCTCACCCACGGCATGCGCCTGAACTACTCGGGCAAGCTGTACGACGTCGTCCCCTACCACGTGCGCGAGTCCGACCTGCGCGTCGACATGGACGAGGTCGAACGCCTCGCCCTCGCGCACCGGCCGAAGCTGATCGTCGCCGGCTGGTCCGCCTACCCCCGGCAGCTCGACTTCGCGGAGTTCCGCCGCATAGCCGACGCCGTCGACGCCTACCTGATGGTCGACATGGCGCACTTCGCCGGCCTCGTCGCCGCGGGCCTGCACCCGAGCCCGGTGCCGTACGCGGACGTCGTCACGACCACCACCCACAAGACGCTCGGCGGTCCGCGCGGCGGGGTGATCCTCAGCCGCGGCGGCCTCGCGAAGAAGATCGACTCGGCGGTCTTCCCCGGCCAGCAGGGCGGCCCGCTGGAGCACGTCATCGCCGCGAAGGCCGTCGCCTTCAAGGTCGCCGCGAGCGAGGACTTCAAGGACCGCCAGCGCCGCACCCTGGAAGGCGCCCGCACCCTCGCCGGACGCCTGCTCGCCGACGACGTCGCCGAGGCCGGCATCAGCGTCCTGACCGGCGGCACCGAGGTCCACCTCGTCCTCGTCGACCTGCGCGGCTCCGACCTCGACGGCAAGCAGGCCGAGGACCGCCTGCACCGCGTCGGCATCACCGTCAACCGCAACGCCGTCCCCTTCGACCCGCGCCCCCCGATGGTCTCCTCCGGCCTGCGCATCGGCACCCCCGCCCTCGCCACCCGGGGATTTGGCCGGCCCGAGTTCCGCGAGGTCGCCGACATCGTCGCCGAAACCCTCAAGGGCGACACCCCCGAGGGTGAACTGCGCGACCGCGTCACGAAGTTGGCGAACGCCTTCCCCCTGTACGGAGACCTGGCATGA
- a CDS encoding GntR family transcriptional regulator — protein MQQTAAEELSLAEQAYRAVRDQLVLLEIRPGAPINEEQLAQSLGVGRTPLREALKRLQYERLITTYPRRGTFATDVNITDLAHVSEVRLELEPLAAAQAARRATAADRAALTDLRGELAGVDVRRQGATELLHLDLQVHRAVYAATHNPYLDDTLVQYDNLATRIWCLFIDRLPDMAGHVGEHGPLIEAIVAGEAEHAAELARRHVEGFEKAVRAVI, from the coding sequence ATGCAGCAGACGGCGGCCGAGGAGCTGTCCCTCGCCGAACAGGCGTACCGCGCGGTCCGGGACCAGCTCGTCCTCCTGGAGATCCGGCCCGGCGCGCCCATCAACGAGGAGCAGCTGGCCCAGTCCCTCGGGGTGGGGCGCACCCCGCTGCGCGAGGCGCTGAAGCGGCTCCAGTACGAGCGGCTGATCACCACCTATCCGCGGCGCGGGACCTTCGCCACCGACGTCAACATCACCGATCTCGCCCATGTCTCCGAGGTCCGCCTCGAACTGGAGCCGCTGGCCGCCGCGCAGGCCGCCCGGCGGGCCACCGCCGCCGACCGCGCCGCCCTCACGGACCTGCGCGGCGAACTGGCCGGCGTCGACGTGCGGCGACAGGGCGCGACCGAACTGCTGCACCTCGACCTCCAGGTCCACCGCGCCGTGTACGCCGCCACGCACAACCCCTACCTCGACGACACCCTCGTCCAGTACGACAACCTCGCTACCCGCATCTGGTGCCTGTTCATCGACCGCCTCCCGGACATGGCGGGGCATGTCGGCGAGCACGGTCCGCTGATCGAGGCGATCGTCGCGGGCGAGGCGGAGCACGCGGCGGAGCTGGCGCGCCGGCATGTGGAGGGGTTCGAGAAGGCGGTACGGGCGGTCATCTGA
- a CDS encoding OFA family MFS transporter → METVVDKRRESHAPDTYVRPDAARRVVVSVSMPVLMTHRRAGLRRRMWIAVAAVVFQLALGSVYAWSVFARALREPGSAFAFDATRATVPFSVAVGMVFVGTWCGGRLQGRYGPRATAMIGAGLYCAGIVGCCAATDAGDLWILVVCYGVVSGFGLGIGYIVPTALLQRWFPDKRGLITGISVGGFGLGPVLSAPVLAALVDRYETVPTQAFLPMGLLCAAMTLPAAWLFVDPPTPASAAGRLDGHALTGREALRSREWYLLATILFASALAGISLVSVLAPAAHAIAGYDARSAAALTAAAGVFNGVGRPLAGAVSERAGRMRTFAVLLLVQGLALLALPWAHDPALFAVLVCAVSLANGGGFGTMPATAGDFFGVTHIGAVYGPMLVSWSLAGVVGPLTTAHLAASGYTTAFLTVGALTLASVTLTAITKPPASRRPAN, encoded by the coding sequence GTGGAAACTGTCGTCGACAAGCGCAGGGAGAGTCATGCGCCGGATACGTACGTGCGGCCGGACGCCGCCCGCCGTGTAGTGGTCTCCGTGTCGATGCCGGTGCTGATGACGCACCGGCGCGCGGGACTGCGGCGCCGGATGTGGATCGCCGTCGCGGCGGTCGTGTTCCAACTGGCGCTGGGATCCGTGTACGCGTGGAGCGTGTTCGCGCGGGCGCTGCGGGAGCCGGGCTCGGCGTTCGCGTTCGACGCGACACGGGCGACGGTGCCCTTCAGCGTCGCCGTCGGGATGGTGTTCGTCGGGACGTGGTGCGGGGGAAGGCTCCAGGGGCGGTACGGGCCACGGGCCACGGCGATGATCGGGGCGGGGCTGTACTGCGCCGGGATCGTGGGGTGCTGCGCCGCGACGGACGCGGGGGACCTGTGGATCCTGGTCGTCTGCTACGGGGTCGTCTCGGGGTTCGGGCTCGGCATCGGGTACATCGTGCCGACGGCCCTGCTCCAGCGGTGGTTCCCCGACAAGCGGGGGCTGATCACGGGGATCAGCGTCGGCGGGTTCGGGCTCGGGCCGGTGCTGAGCGCGCCGGTGCTGGCGGCGCTCGTGGACCGGTACGAGACCGTGCCCACGCAGGCGTTTTTGCCGATGGGGCTGCTCTGCGCGGCGATGACCCTGCCGGCCGCGTGGCTGTTCGTGGACCCGCCGACGCCGGCGTCCGCCGCCGGACGCTTGGACGGGCACGCCCTCACCGGGCGTGAGGCGCTGCGCAGCCGTGAGTGGTACCTCCTCGCGACGATCCTGTTCGCCAGCGCGCTCGCCGGGATCAGCCTCGTCAGCGTCCTCGCGCCCGCCGCGCACGCCATCGCCGGGTACGACGCCCGCTCCGCCGCCGCGCTCACCGCGGCCGCCGGGGTTTTCAACGGGGTCGGCCGCCCGCTCGCCGGCGCGGTCTCCGAACGGGCGGGCCGCATGCGGACGTTCGCGGTCCTCCTCCTTGTCCAGGGCCTCGCCCTGCTCGCCCTGCCCTGGGCCCACGACCCCGCTCTGTTCGCCGTCCTCGTCTGCGCCGTCAGCCTCGCCAACGGTGGCGGCTTCGGCACCATGCCCGCGACCGCCGGCGATTTCTTCGGCGTCACCCACATCGGCGCCGTCTACGGCCCGATGCTCGTCTCCTGGAGCCTCGCGGGCGTCGTCGGCCCCCTGACCACCGCCCACCTCGCGGCGAGCGGCTACACGACGGCCTTCCTCACGGTCGGCGCCCTCACCCTCGCCTCGGTGACCCTGACGGCGATCACGAAGCCCCCGGCGAGCCGCCGCCCGGCGAACTGA
- a CDS encoding lytic polysaccharide monooxygenase auxiliary activity family 9 protein — translation MLFAVVVGALAWSTPAQAHGTIVSPATRAYQCWKTWGSSHTNPAMQTQDPMCWQAFQANADTMWNWMSALRDGLGGQFQARTPDGTLCSNNLSRNASLDKPGAWKTTTIGNNFSVQLYDQASHGADYFKVYVSKQGFNPKTQTLGWGNLDFITQTGRFAPAQNITFPVQTSGYTGHHIVFVIWQASHLDQAYMWCSDVNFG, via the coding sequence ATGCTGTTCGCCGTGGTCGTCGGCGCCCTGGCCTGGTCGACCCCCGCCCAGGCCCACGGCACCATCGTCAGTCCCGCCACCCGCGCCTACCAGTGTTGGAAGACGTGGGGCAGCAGCCACACGAACCCGGCGATGCAGACCCAGGACCCCATGTGCTGGCAGGCGTTCCAGGCCAACGCCGACACCATGTGGAACTGGATGAGCGCGCTGCGCGACGGCCTCGGAGGCCAGTTCCAGGCGCGGACCCCCGACGGGACGCTCTGCAGCAACAACCTCTCCAGGAACGCCAGCCTGGACAAGCCCGGGGCGTGGAAGACCACCACCATCGGCAACAACTTCTCGGTCCAGCTGTACGACCAGGCGTCCCACGGCGCCGACTACTTCAAGGTCTACGTGAGCAAGCAGGGCTTCAACCCCAAGACCCAGACCCTGGGCTGGGGCAACCTCGACTTCATCACGCAGACCGGCCGCTTCGCCCCGGCGCAGAACATCACGTTCCCCGTCCAGACCTCCGGCTACACCGGACACCACATCGTGTTCGTGATCTGGCAGGCATCCCACCTCGACCAGGCGTACATGTGGTGCAGTGACGTGAACTTCGGCTGA
- a CDS encoding XdhC family protein, producing MLNIADTLRLWCREGRPFALATVVDVRGSAPLPAGTSVAVDLDGNAAGSISGGCVEGAVYELCREVLEDGGGPRRAWFGYSDDDAFAVGLTCGGELDVLVQRVDPATRPHLGAVLTEAAEGRPAAVAQVVDGSIAGALLGVYGDTAFADRALDDGPAGRAVADKAAGQLRVGRTARIEVGGDADTCPERLSVLVHVAAARPRMLIFGAVDFAAALSRAGHFLGYRVTVCDARPVFATRARFPEADEVITDWPHRYLARTDVDSRTAVCVLTHDAKFDVPLLRLALEMPVGYVGAMGSRRTHGERLERLREAGVTEGRLARLRSPIGLDLGARTPEETAVSIAAEIIAHAHRATGRPLSEGTGPIHRALGPVPA from the coding sequence ATGCTGAACATCGCGGACACACTGCGCCTCTGGTGCCGCGAGGGGCGTCCCTTCGCGCTGGCCACCGTCGTCGACGTGCGCGGCAGCGCGCCCCTGCCGGCCGGTACGTCCGTCGCGGTGGACCTCGACGGCAACGCGGCCGGCAGCATCTCCGGCGGCTGCGTCGAGGGCGCGGTGTACGAGCTGTGCCGGGAGGTCCTGGAGGACGGCGGCGGGCCGCGGCGCGCCTGGTTCGGGTACTCCGACGACGACGCCTTCGCCGTCGGCCTGACCTGCGGCGGCGAACTCGACGTCCTCGTCCAGCGCGTCGACCCCGCGACGCGGCCGCACCTCGGCGCGGTGCTCACCGAGGCGGCCGAGGGTCGGCCCGCCGCCGTCGCCCAGGTCGTGGACGGCTCGATCGCCGGCGCCCTCCTCGGCGTGTACGGCGACACCGCCTTCGCCGACCGCGCGCTCGACGACGGACCGGCCGGCCGGGCGGTCGCCGACAAGGCGGCCGGGCAACTGCGTGTCGGGCGCACCGCGCGGATCGAGGTCGGCGGGGACGCGGACACCTGTCCCGAACGGCTCTCCGTCCTCGTCCACGTGGCCGCCGCCCGGCCCCGCATGCTGATCTTCGGCGCCGTCGACTTCGCCGCCGCTCTCAGCCGCGCCGGGCACTTCCTCGGCTACCGGGTCACCGTGTGCGACGCCCGCCCCGTCTTCGCCACCCGCGCCCGCTTTCCCGAGGCGGACGAGGTGATCACCGACTGGCCGCACCGCTACCTGGCCCGGACGGACGTCGACTCCCGGACGGCCGTCTGCGTCCTCACCCACGACGCCAAGTTCGACGTCCCGCTGCTGCGCCTCGCGCTGGAGATGCCCGTCGGGTACGTCGGCGCGATGGGCTCCCGGCGCACGCACGGCGAACGGCTGGAGCGGTTGCGTGAAGCCGGCGTCACCGAGGGGCGGTTGGCCCGGCTGCGGTCACCGATCGGGCTCGACCTCGGCGCCCGCACGCCCGAGGAGACGGCCGTGTCGATCGCCGCCGAGATCATCGCCCACGCCCACCGCGCCACCGGCCGGCCCCTGTCCGAGGGCACCGGGCCGATCCACCGCGCCCTCGGCCCGGTCCCGGCCTGA